A window of Selenomonas ruminantium subsp. lactilytica TAM6421 contains these coding sequences:
- the recF gene encoding DNA replication/repair protein RecF (All proteins in this family for which functions are known are DNA-binding proteins that assist the filamentation of RecA onto DNA for the initiation of recombination or recombinational repair.), with translation MHIYTLRLRNYRNYEALELTFDPNINVFLGPNAQGKTNIIEAVYYASLGHSHRTHTDADLIRWEQPEALVQLGFSRLGVENKLEFQFSRVKRRRILLNDHPIRPKDLVGSLNTVLFSPEDLFLIKGAPALRRRFLDGEISQASPAYYHELTKYNKIVTQRNNLLKKIREHKAGTDMLDLWDVQLAASAVKITRKRQEAVRKLNMLANLMQRRISGNLENLAITYEIHGAEGASVTNDLESWYNKELASHRDVDIIRGSTGRGPHLDDIILMVNGINLRSFGSQGQQRTGVLSLKLAELEFLRSETGEYPVLLLDDVMSELDASRRGQLMDFIFRERIQTMITATDGAYFPQERIGTYYQVAAGQITR, from the coding sequence ATGCATATTTATACATTACGCCTTAGAAATTATCGGAACTATGAAGCCCTGGAGCTGACATTCGACCCGAATATCAATGTTTTCTTAGGACCAAATGCCCAAGGAAAGACCAATATCATTGAGGCGGTATACTATGCTTCGTTGGGACATTCGCATCGTACCCATACGGATGCAGACCTGATCCGCTGGGAGCAGCCGGAAGCATTGGTACAATTGGGCTTCAGCCGTCTTGGGGTGGAAAATAAGCTGGAGTTTCAGTTCAGCCGCGTCAAACGGCGGCGTATCCTGCTCAATGACCACCCTATCCGCCCCAAGGATTTGGTGGGCAGTCTGAACACTGTCCTTTTTTCTCCTGAGGATCTGTTTCTGATCAAGGGAGCGCCGGCCCTGCGCCGGCGTTTTTTGGACGGGGAGATCAGTCAGGCCAGTCCCGCTTACTATCATGAGCTGACCAAATACAATAAGATTGTCACCCAGCGCAATAACCTGTTGAAGAAGATCCGGGAGCACAAAGCCGGTACGGACATGTTGGATCTCTGGGATGTGCAATTGGCGGCCAGTGCGGTGAAGATCACCCGGAAACGTCAGGAGGCCGTCAGGAAGCTCAATATGCTGGCCAATCTCATGCAGCGGCGCATTTCCGGTAATCTGGAAAACCTGGCGATTACCTACGAAATCCATGGTGCTGAAGGGGCAAGCGTGACAAATGACCTGGAATCATGGTATAATAAAGAGCTTGCAAGTCATCGGGATGTGGATATTATCCGCGGTTCTACAGGCAGAGGGCCGCATCTGGATGATATCATCCTGATGGTTAATGGCATCAACCTGCGTTCTTTTGGATCGCAGGGACAGCAGCGTACCGGTGTATTGTCTTTGAAGCTGGCGGAGTTGGAATTTTTGCGATCGGAAACCGGGGAATATCCGGTTCTGTTGCTGGATGATGTGATGAGTGAGCTGGATGCTTCCAGGCGGGGACAGCTGATGGATTTCATCTTCCGGGAGCGGATACAGACGATGATTACGGCCACGGATGGGGCTTATTTCCCGCAGGAGCGGATTGGCACTTACTATCAGGTGGCAGCTGGGCAGATTACGAGGTAG
- the remB gene encoding extracellular matrix regulator RemB, translating into MFLHLGNGVSVRTKDVIAIHDYALFLKGSGSEFLAREKAAGRLENTLPLEIRQDEEAKKSLIITNEKTYLSAISPWTLKRRSQMVYDTMDIDKEAAEMDAAEITME; encoded by the coding sequence ATGTTTCTCCATTTAGGCAATGGCGTATCCGTACGCACCAAGGATGTAATTGCCATACACGATTATGCTCTGTTTCTGAAGGGCTCAGGCAGTGAGTTCCTCGCCCGTGAAAAAGCAGCGGGACGTTTGGAAAATACACTGCCTTTGGAAATACGTCAGGATGAGGAGGCGAAAAAGTCTCTGATCATCACCAATGAGAAAACTTACCTGTCTGCCATATCGCCCTGGACATTGAAGCGGCGGTCGCAGATGGTTTATGATACAATGGATATTGATAAAGAGGCGGCAGAGATGGATGCTGCTGAAATTACGATGGAATGA
- the dnaN gene encoding DNA polymerase III subunit beta, whose translation MKITCAKSELTNAMQIATKAVASKPQTPILSATYMKAENGVLEIHATNNEIGLLCRTQADVERPGEIAINGRYFLDVIRKMPGDSVTIDFNKDENIVYINSNQANFTLRSMNAAEFPKVKPIESNVDFTIKDNVLRSLIKKTVFACAKDESRPVFTGCYLDINDSKVTMAATNMHRLAVKYEQFPEQLGNIKIIIPSSTLLELMHNLNSDIPSDIKVSCNFNQISFAFDDIYMTSRLIEGAYPDYQHVIPKEHATLVTLDSVEFNSAVDRVSLISRGGDYNIVKLDFSNGQLKITSYNPEVGTAEETIPAAIEGPDITLSFNGQYLMDVLKVIDSKNCELRLTQPLAPMTVKEEKDDAFIYVVTPVRTKN comes from the coding sequence ATGAAAATAACCTGTGCCAAGAGCGAACTGACCAACGCCATGCAAATCGCCACCAAGGCAGTAGCTTCCAAACCACAGACACCAATCTTATCCGCAACCTATATGAAAGCAGAGAATGGTGTATTGGAAATCCATGCCACCAACAATGAGATTGGCCTCCTTTGCCGTACCCAGGCTGATGTGGAAAGACCAGGCGAGATTGCCATCAATGGCCGCTATTTCCTGGATGTTATCCGCAAGATGCCTGGGGATAGTGTAACCATAGACTTCAATAAAGATGAAAATATTGTTTACATCAATTCCAATCAGGCTAATTTCACCCTGCGCAGCATGAATGCCGCTGAATTCCCCAAGGTAAAACCCATTGAAAGCAACGTAGATTTCACCATCAAAGATAATGTACTGCGTTCTTTGATCAAAAAGACGGTCTTTGCCTGTGCCAAAGATGAATCCCGTCCTGTTTTCACGGGCTGCTATCTGGACATCAATGACAGCAAAGTCACCATGGCTGCTACCAATATGCATAGGTTGGCTGTGAAATATGAACAGTTCCCGGAACAGCTGGGCAATATCAAAATCATCATTCCCTCCAGCACGCTGCTGGAACTCATGCACAATCTGAACTCGGATATTCCCAGCGATATCAAGGTCAGCTGTAACTTCAATCAGATCAGTTTTGCCTTTGATGACATCTATATGACTTCTCGTCTGATTGAGGGCGCTTACCCGGATTATCAGCATGTTATCCCCAAGGAGCACGCTACTTTGGTGACACTGGACTCTGTGGAATTCAACTCTGCCGTTGATCGTGTTTCCTTGATTTCCCGTGGCGGCGATTACAATATCGTCAAGCTGGATTTCAGCAATGGCCAGCTGAAGATCACTTCTTATAATCCGGAAGTCGGTACGGCTGAAGAAACCATTCCGGCAGCGATTGAAGGTCCGGACATCACCCTTTCCTTCAATGGTCAGTATCTGATGGATGTACTGAAAGTCATCGACAGCAAGAACTGTGAGCTTCGTCTGACCCAGCCTCTGGCGCCCATGACGGTCAAAGAGGAAAAAGACGATGCCTTTATCTATGTGGTAACACCGGTACGGACGAAGAACTAA
- a CDS encoding DHH family phosphoesterase: MPRNLSAWIDLTIHLLVMLVLIGVLSYYNFYIAAIAGVVWLALASFARERCADRSRRFERYCRNVVRNINEMLNYAVDELPQAIIIVNEDGRLQWCNDRITAYLETKPEQDTDVKDIWPGIIIAPVWGQEGEYVFAHEDKYYHVFYHPVKLAPRQEQLMTLYIQDVSAHEQLKNTYQQSRTVLVYIQIDNYDEVMQGQTEAERTSLLLAVNQTLDKWMKNLGGFMRRVSEDLYVVILTRQGLDQAMNEKFDVLDKARQLQSTNRLPVTLSMGVAVAENQTMAELGAQAQAGLDLALGRGGDQVAVQMNGKTQFFGGRAKAVEKHTRVKARVVAHAVREIMEGADEIFIMGHHNEDFDCFGAAMGVAKMARQLEKTYHIVLSDMNDGIDKFYDLLKDKEEYADVFVHAEDIKNSTALNPVLIVVDTHIPHLVADPTLLERVPQVVVIDHHRRSENFIKSPLLVYIEPGASSTSELITELLMYFGDDIRLGRLDATALYSGIVVDTKNFAVQTGVRTFDAAAYLRRSGADPVMVRHLFRSDYDTTVALARTKARAELFPGGLIISTIPEKIPNIQVIAAQAADSLLRIENVRMSILIFQLTDDTIGLSARSTGELNVQVIMEAFGGGGHQNVAGAQVKDGDLAEIKAKVIEISEKYIEENDKDESDSTAGH; the protein is encoded by the coding sequence ATGCCACGAAACCTTTCGGCATGGATAGATTTAACCATACATCTTTTAGTCATGCTGGTGCTGATCGGCGTGTTGTCTTATTACAATTTCTATATCGCTGCCATTGCCGGAGTTGTTTGGCTGGCATTAGCTTCCTTTGCCCGGGAGCGTTGTGCGGACAGGTCCAGGCGTTTTGAGCGCTATTGCCGCAATGTGGTGCGCAATATCAATGAAATGCTCAACTATGCCGTGGATGAGCTGCCACAGGCCATTATAATTGTCAATGAGGACGGGCGGTTGCAATGGTGTAATGACCGCATCACGGCATATCTGGAAACGAAACCGGAACAGGATACGGATGTGAAGGATATCTGGCCGGGCATCATCATTGCACCGGTTTGGGGGCAGGAAGGCGAATACGTCTTTGCCCACGAGGATAAGTATTATCATGTGTTTTATCATCCTGTGAAGCTGGCTCCGCGTCAGGAGCAGCTGATGACGCTGTACATTCAGGATGTTTCGGCACATGAACAGTTGAAGAACACCTATCAGCAGAGCCGTACCGTGCTGGTATATATCCAGATCGACAACTATGATGAAGTCATGCAGGGGCAGACGGAAGCAGAACGCACGTCGCTGCTGCTGGCGGTAAATCAGACGCTGGATAAATGGATGAAGAATCTGGGCGGCTTTATGCGCCGTGTGTCGGAAGACCTTTATGTGGTGATTCTGACACGTCAGGGGCTGGATCAGGCCATGAATGAAAAATTCGATGTGCTGGATAAGGCCCGCCAGCTCCAGAGCACCAACCGCCTGCCTGTAACTCTGTCCATGGGCGTAGCTGTGGCAGAAAATCAGACCATGGCCGAGCTTGGCGCCCAGGCCCAGGCCGGTCTCGATCTGGCCTTAGGCCGTGGCGGCGATCAGGTGGCTGTGCAGATGAATGGCAAGACGCAGTTCTTTGGCGGCCGGGCTAAGGCCGTGGAGAAACATACCCGCGTCAAGGCCCGAGTGGTGGCACATGCTGTCCGGGAAATCATGGAAGGGGCGGATGAGATCTTCATCATGGGCCACCATAATGAGGACTTTGACTGCTTCGGTGCGGCCATGGGCGTGGCGAAGATGGCCCGTCAGTTGGAGAAGACATACCATATTGTCCTGTCGGATATGAACGATGGTATTGACAAATTCTATGATTTGCTTAAAGATAAAGAAGAGTACGCGGATGTCTTTGTACATGCCGAGGATATCAAGAATTCCACGGCTCTCAATCCTGTATTGATCGTTGTGGATACCCATATCCCCCATCTGGTGGCCGATCCTACCTTGTTGGAACGGGTGCCTCAGGTCGTGGTCATCGACCATCATCGCCGCAGTGAGAACTTCATCAAGAGTCCGCTGCTGGTTTATATCGAGCCGGGCGCCAGCTCCACCAGTGAGCTAATAACGGAGCTTTTGATGTACTTTGGCGATGATATCCGTTTGGGCAGGCTGGATGCCACGGCCTTGTATTCCGGCATTGTGGTGGATACCAAGAATTTTGCCGTGCAGACCGGCGTGCGTACCTTTGATGCGGCTGCTTATCTGCGGCGCAGCGGGGCGGATCCCGTGATGGTACGTCATCTGTTCCGGTCGGATTATGATACGACGGTAGCTTTGGCCCGCACGAAAGCACGGGCGGAACTGTTCCCCGGCGGCCTTATTATCTCGACCATCCCGGAAAAGATTCCCAATATCCAGGTTATCGCCGCTCAGGCGGCAGATAGTTTGCTGCGGATTGAAAATGTGCGCATGAGCATATTGATCTTCCAGCTTACCGATGATACCATTGGCCTGAGTGCCCGTTCCACTGGCGAGCTCAATGTCCAGGTCATCATGGAGGCTTTTGGCGGCGGCGGCCATCAGAATGTGGCCGGTGCTCAGGTCAAGGATGGCGATCTGGCTGAGATAAAGGCCAAGGTTATCGAAATCAGTGAAAAATATATCGAGGAGAATGATAAAGATGAAAGTGATTCTACAGCAGGACATTAA
- a CDS encoding RNA-binding S4 domain-containing protein produces MQIEDIAIETEEIQLDQFLKWAGVLPSGGEVKALIAEGLIKRNGEVETARRRKLHRGDVVEIEGMGAWRVQ; encoded by the coding sequence ATGCAGATTGAAGATATTGCCATTGAGACGGAAGAGATTCAGCTGGATCAGTTCCTGAAATGGGCCGGCGTACTGCCTTCGGGCGGCGAAGTCAAGGCACTGATTGCCGAAGGCCTTATCAAACGCAATGGCGAAGTAGAAACAGCCCGCCGCCGCAAGCTCCATCGTGGTGATGTAGTGGAAATCGAAGGCATGGGAGCCTGGCGGGTGCAGTAA
- the rplI gene encoding 50S ribosomal protein L9 — MKVILQQDIKKLGKKGEIVEVSEGYGRNFLLPRKAAVLANAENMNVAKAQAGSKARKEAMATDEAKLMAAQLEKVSVTIPVKIGENGKLFGSVTGKDVADALKKEKIDIDRRKISIKGEVTGAGEYEAVIKVHPAITSTIKVNVVAG; from the coding sequence ATGAAAGTGATTCTACAGCAGGACATTAAGAAATTAGGCAAAAAAGGCGAAATCGTGGAAGTTTCCGAAGGCTATGGCCGTAACTTCCTGCTGCCCCGTAAGGCTGCAGTCCTCGCCAATGCTGAAAATATGAATGTTGCTAAGGCTCAGGCTGGTTCCAAGGCCCGCAAGGAGGCTATGGCTACGGATGAGGCTAAGCTGATGGCTGCCCAGCTGGAAAAAGTTTCCGTGACGATCCCCGTGAAGATCGGCGAGAACGGCAAATTGTTTGGCTCGGTGACAGGCAAGGATGTGGCTGATGCTTTGAAGAAGGAAAAGATTGATATTGACCGTCGTAAGATCTCCATCAAGGGTGAAGTTACGGGTGCCGGCGAATATGAAGCCGTGATAAAGGTACATCCGGCCATTACCAGCACCATCAAGGTTAATGTTGTGGCAGGTTGA
- a CDS encoding DUF721 domain-containing protein: protein MGAKGSLKARSPGLERPDSIIRKTLHHMGEHCEKKYYMHWVLWHWPDIVGDFIAHNTKVQGIRKETLYIYSANSALRNELQMMMPQIVQSVNNFAGQRLIANVAFTKEWTKADSEGIEEIRLAPTEQEENLGKERRSVPLTPEEMQAAEKLVAEADDADIAQAIAGLYRRHLQMQKLKLAKNYQKCPQCGQLMEPERTICADCAAKQQERIRAAVRQVLRDMPWGRYPDVKEYVPECTPKIVNEQRSMMVQQLAADVDVNDKTSMKARTLVMLYRCLPPEQLNEDNITRALYALRFDLHRPKDYKAPKRYEVIKLGRR from the coding sequence ATGGGTGCGAAAGGCAGTTTGAAAGCGCGTTCTCCGGGATTGGAACGTCCGGACAGCATTATCCGCAAGACGCTTCATCATATGGGGGAGCATTGCGAAAAAAAGTATTATATGCACTGGGTACTCTGGCATTGGCCGGATATTGTGGGAGATTTCATCGCTCATAATACAAAAGTACAGGGAATCCGCAAGGAGACTTTGTATATCTATAGCGCTAATTCTGCTTTGCGGAATGAATTGCAGATGATGATGCCGCAGATCGTGCAGTCCGTAAATAACTTTGCTGGACAGAGATTGATTGCCAATGTGGCCTTTACCAAGGAATGGACGAAGGCTGACAGTGAAGGTATTGAGGAAATCCGATTGGCACCGACAGAGCAGGAAGAAAATCTGGGCAAAGAACGACGCAGCGTACCCTTGACGCCTGAGGAAATGCAGGCGGCGGAAAAGCTGGTCGCTGAGGCTGATGATGCGGATATTGCTCAGGCCATTGCCGGTCTGTACCGCAGGCATCTGCAGATGCAAAAGCTCAAGCTGGCCAAGAATTATCAGAAATGTCCTCAATGTGGTCAGCTGATGGAGCCGGAGCGCACAATCTGTGCGGATTGTGCCGCCAAGCAGCAGGAAAGGATAAGAGCTGCGGTGCGCCAGGTATTACGGGACATGCCCTGGGGCAGATACCCCGATGTCAAGGAGTATGTGCCGGAATGTACGCCCAAGATCGTCAATGAACAGCGATCTATGATGGTGCAGCAATTGGCTGCAGATGTGGATGTCAACGATAAGACGAGCATGAAGGCCAGGACACTGGTAATGCTTTACCGCTGTCTGCCGCCGGAGCAGCTGAACGAAGATAATATAACCCGGGCATTGTATGCCCTGCGTTTTGACCTGCATAGGCCCAAGGATTATAAAGCCCCCAAGCGCTATGAGGTAATCAAGCTGGGGAGGAGGTAA
- a CDS encoding YybS family protein → MSEHRITPLTESGLLTALSVVLALMAVYLPFIGFLLVLFWPLPLIVLVVRHGWRWGILAAVAAGILVGLLVEPLLSLRLVIAFAPAGILLGWAFAKGWSGVRTFVLTLLAAIAGQAAAIGLLFWVTDVNPLAMQVDILQSSFDSSLQLYESMGVSGEELAKTRDDIEQGMKMLNYLFPLVFILMGLFYTVVSYIAGGRILKRLGHTVPQFPPFSEWRLPQAFLYLFGFALVGLYWGGTREITWLYQLSLNANVLAIMAGLLQGIVLVHCLLRHYKVSLPLRIVLYVFIIMNPFLAQVTAMTGLIDMLFDYRRRFAARNQK, encoded by the coding sequence ATGAGCGAGCATAGAATCACTCCTTTGACTGAGAGTGGGTTACTTACGGCACTCAGTGTGGTGCTGGCTTTGATGGCGGTTTATCTGCCTTTTATTGGCTTTTTGCTGGTGCTGTTCTGGCCTCTGCCGCTGATTGTTCTGGTGGTGCGCCATGGTTGGCGCTGGGGGATTCTGGCTGCTGTGGCGGCGGGAATTCTGGTGGGCCTATTGGTGGAGCCTTTGCTTTCCTTACGGTTAGTCATTGCCTTTGCTCCGGCAGGCATTTTGTTGGGCTGGGCCTTTGCCAAGGGCTGGTCCGGGGTTCGTACTTTTGTATTGACACTGCTGGCGGCAATTGCCGGTCAGGCGGCAGCTATAGGCCTGCTATTCTGGGTGACGGATGTTAATCCGCTGGCCATGCAGGTGGATATTTTGCAATCGTCCTTTGATTCGTCATTGCAGCTCTATGAAAGCATGGGCGTCAGCGGGGAGGAACTCGCCAAGACGCGGGACGATATCGAGCAGGGAATGAAGATGCTCAATTATTTATTCCCGCTGGTCTTTATCCTGATGGGGCTTTTCTATACGGTTGTCTCGTATATAGCGGGCGGCAGGATTTTGAAAAGGCTGGGGCATACGGTTCCTCAGTTCCCGCCTTTCAGTGAATGGAGACTGCCGCAGGCCTTCTTATACTTGTTTGGCTTTGCGCTGGTGGGCCTTTATTGGGGTGGTACCCGGGAGATTACCTGGTTGTATCAGTTATCCCTGAATGCCAATGTGCTGGCGATTATGGCCGGCCTGCTGCAGGGAATCGTCTTGGTTCACTGTCTGTTGCGCCATTATAAAGTGAGCCTGCCCCTGCGGATCGTGCTCTATGTATTCATTATCATGAATCCTTTTTTGGCTCAGGTTACGGCCATGACCGGGCTTATCGATATGCTCTTTGACTATCGGCGGCGATTTGCCGCCCGCAACCAGAAATGA
- the dnaA gene encoding chromosomal replication initiator protein DnaA has translation MEQTQLKAVWAQILDKMKEQELVGPSAYNWLNPVEPISLTEETLELGTQTEMAKEWIAERYLIFIEDAAKAVFGVPKKVILTVQESAAPEEEPAPVTRSGKKEKPDQGSLFTEGNAPAEHLATPVEVPIVAPGDNSSLNPKYTFDTFVTGKSNNFAHAAAMAVADKPGKTYNPFFMYGGVGLGKTHLMHAIGNRVLKNHPEMRVLYVSSEQFTNEIIQAIQQGTSDKFRQKYRNIDVLLIDDIQFISGKTSTQEEFFHTFNTLYDAQKQVIISSDRPPREVERLEERLRSRFDWGLTTDIQAPDLETRIAILKNKAQSDHFNIPDDVMVYIASRIDSNIRELEGALTRLEAYASLTKRAVNTDLVAEALKDIFPNGKAKEVTMDIIQEIVASYFKIKIEDLHSKKRTRNIAYPRQIAMYLCREMTENSLPQIGNFFGGRDHTTVIHAYDKINQDKETDNRLSGILNELMDRIQKV, from the coding sequence ATGGAGCAGACACAGCTGAAAGCTGTCTGGGCCCAGATCCTGGATAAGATGAAAGAACAGGAACTAGTTGGCCCCTCAGCCTATAATTGGCTAAATCCCGTTGAGCCGATCTCCCTGACCGAAGAAACCTTAGAACTTGGAACGCAGACCGAAATGGCCAAAGAATGGATTGCCGAACGGTATCTTATTTTTATTGAAGACGCGGCGAAGGCCGTTTTTGGTGTGCCCAAAAAAGTGATCCTGACGGTACAGGAAAGCGCAGCACCGGAAGAAGAACCGGCACCTGTCACCCGCTCCGGCAAAAAAGAAAAGCCGGATCAGGGCAGCCTGTTTACTGAAGGCAATGCCCCGGCCGAACACCTGGCAACGCCTGTAGAAGTCCCCATTGTGGCGCCGGGTGACAACTCCTCGTTGAACCCCAAATATACCTTTGATACCTTCGTTACCGGCAAGTCCAATAATTTTGCCCATGCCGCGGCCATGGCTGTGGCCGACAAGCCGGGCAAGACCTACAATCCCTTCTTTATGTATGGTGGCGTGGGACTTGGCAAAACCCATCTGATGCACGCCATCGGCAACCGGGTACTCAAGAACCATCCGGAGATGCGGGTGCTCTATGTCTCCAGTGAGCAGTTCACCAATGAGATCATCCAGGCCATCCAGCAGGGCACTTCGGATAAGTTCCGTCAGAAATACCGGAATATCGACGTCTTGCTGATTGACGATATCCAGTTTATTTCCGGCAAGACCAGTACCCAGGAAGAATTCTTCCATACCTTCAATACCTTATATGATGCCCAAAAGCAAGTCATCATCTCGTCCGACCGTCCGCCCCGTGAAGTGGAACGCCTTGAAGAACGCCTGCGCTCCCGTTTTGACTGGGGCCTGACCACAGATATCCAGGCACCGGATCTGGAAACCCGTATCGCCATTCTCAAGAACAAGGCCCAAAGCGATCACTTCAATATCCCCGACGATGTGATGGTCTATATCGCCAGCCGCATCGACAGCAATATCCGTGAGCTGGAAGGTGCCCTGACAAGATTAGAGGCTTATGCATCGCTGACCAAGCGGGCAGTGAATACCGATCTCGTGGCCGAAGCACTGAAGGATATTTTCCCGAATGGCAAGGCCAAGGAAGTCACCATGGATATCATCCAGGAAATCGTGGCTTCTTATTTCAAAATAAAGATAGAAGACCTTCATTCCAAGAAGCGCACGCGCAACATCGCGTATCCACGCCAGATTGCCATGTATCTCTGCCGGGAGATGACGGAAAACTCCCTGCCCCAGATCGGCAACTTCTTCGGCGGCCGGGATCATACCACCGTTATCCATGCCTATGACAAGATCAATCAGGACAAGGAAACGGATAACCGCCTCAGCGGCATATTGAATGAACTGATGGATCGCATCCAGAAGGTCTGA
- the gyrB gene encoding DNA topoisomerase (ATP-hydrolyzing) subunit B — MANDNEQLNIENAAPGEEMESVDTTGVEIHTDESSAEVTAVDADYGAEQIQILEGLEAVRMRPGMYIGSTSERGLHHLVYEVVDNSIDEALAGYCDKIDVTIHRDNSITVTDNGRGIPVDMHESGMPAVEVVLTVLHAGGKFGGDGYKVSGGLHGVGVSVVNALSTSMEVQVKRDGKIHEISFKRGETVEKLHVTGETEITGTRVHFVPDPEIFSVTTYSYDTLKHRLRELAFLNHGITIVLNDERGEELRSEQFHFEGGISSFVEHLNRKKEKINPEPIYFNGTKDDTVVEIALQYNDSYQENIYSFVNNINTEEGGTHLAGFKLALTRAANDFARKQNILKDKDGNLSGDDVREGLTAVISLKVRDPQFEGQTKTKLGNSEVRGIVDSIVTEGLSEYFEENPTITKKFIEKAIMAARAREAARKARELTRRKNALEVSSLPGKLADCSVKDPEMAEIYLVEGDSAGGSAKQGRDRRFQAILPLRGKILNVEKARLDKIFANAEIRTMITAFGTGISDDFDLSKRRYGKIIIMTDADVDGAHIRTLLLTFLYRYMKPLIEHGHVFIAQPPLYQIRKGKKHWYTYSDEELAKKLDEVGRDGSTVQRYKGLGEMNPEQLWETTMDPAGRTMLRVEMADAEAADELFTILMGDKVEPRRQFIEENAKLVRNLDI; from the coding sequence ATGGCAAATGACAATGAACAGTTGAACATAGAAAATGCCGCGCCGGGCGAAGAAATGGAAAGCGTGGACACCACCGGTGTGGAAATCCATACGGATGAAAGCAGCGCGGAAGTTACGGCTGTAGACGCTGATTACGGCGCCGAGCAGATCCAGATCCTCGAAGGTCTGGAAGCTGTGCGCATGCGCCCGGGTATGTATATCGGCAGCACTTCGGAACGCGGCCTGCATCACCTGGTCTACGAAGTAGTCGATAACTCCATCGACGAGGCGCTGGCCGGTTACTGCGACAAGATCGATGTGACCATCCATCGCGATAACAGCATCACGGTTACGGATAACGGCCGTGGTATTCCCGTTGACATGCATGAAAGCGGTATGCCCGCCGTGGAAGTCGTACTGACGGTGCTCCATGCCGGCGGTAAGTTCGGTGGCGATGGCTACAAGGTTTCCGGCGGTCTGCACGGCGTAGGTGTGTCCGTCGTAAATGCCCTGTCCACTTCCATGGAAGTACAGGTCAAGCGCGATGGCAAGATCCATGAGATTTCCTTCAAGCGTGGCGAAACCGTGGAGAAGCTCCATGTGACCGGCGAAACGGAAATAACAGGCACCCGGGTGCACTTCGTACCGGATCCGGAAATCTTCTCCGTGACGACTTACAGCTATGATACGCTGAAACACCGTCTGCGCGAGCTGGCTTTCCTGAACCACGGTATCACCATTGTCCTCAATGATGAACGCGGGGAAGAGCTCAGAAGCGAGCAGTTCCACTTTGAAGGCGGCATCAGCTCCTTCGTGGAACATCTCAACCGCAAGAAGGAAAAGATCAATCCGGAGCCGATTTACTTTAACGGCACGAAAGATGATACCGTTGTGGAGATTGCTTTGCAGTACAACGACAGCTATCAGGAGAATATCTACTCCTTCGTCAATAACATCAACACCGAGGAAGGCGGCACCCATCTGGCAGGCTTTAAGCTGGCCCTGACCCGTGCTGCCAACGATTTTGCCCGCAAGCAGAATATCCTCAAGGATAAAGATGGCAACCTTTCCGGTGATGATGTGCGTGAAGGCCTGACCGCGGTCATCAGCCTGAAGGTTCGTGATCCCCAGTTTGAAGGCCAGACCAAGACCAAGCTGGGCAACAGCGAAGTGCGCGGTATCGTGGATTCCATCGTGACGGAAGGTCTCTCTGAATACTTTGAAGAAAATCCAACCATCACCAAGAAATTCATCGAAAAGGCCATTATGGCTGCCCGTGCCCGTGAGGCTGCCCGCAAGGCAAGAGAACTCACCCGTCGCAAGAATGCGCTGGAAGTTTCCAGCCTGCCCGGCAAACTGGCGGACTGCTCCGTGAAAGATCCGGAAATGGCCGAGATCTATCTGGTAGAGGGTGACTCCGCAGGCGGCTCCGCCAAGCAGGGACGTGACCGCCGCTTCCAGGCCATCCTGCCCCTGCGCGGTAAGATCCTGAACGTAGAGAAGGCTAGACTTGACAAGATTTTCGCCAACGCAGAAATCCGCACCATGATCACGGCTTTCGGTACGGGTATCAGCGATGATTTTGATCTGTCCAAGCGCCGCTATGGCAAGATCATCATCATGACAGATGCCGATGTGGACGGTGCCCATATCCGTACTCTGTTGCTGACCTTCCTCTACCGCTATATGAAGCCGCTGATCGAGCATGGCCATGTATTCATTGCCCAGCCGCCTCTCTATCAGATCCGCAAGGGCAAGAAACATTGGTATACCTACAGCGATGAAGAGCTGGCCAAAAAGCTGGATGAAGTAGGCCGTGATGGTTCCACCGTCCAGCGCTACAAGGGTCTGGGCGAGATGAACCCGGAACAGCTTTGGGAAACTACTATGGATCCTGCCGGCCGCACCATGCTGCGCGTGGAGATGGCCGATGCTGAGGCTGCGGATGAACTCTTCACAATCCTCATGGGGGATAAAGTAGAGCCGCGCCGTCAGTTTATCGAAGAAAATGCTAAATTAGTACGCAATCTGGATATCTGA